A part of Rhopalosiphum maidis isolate BTI-1 chromosome 3, ASM367621v3, whole genome shotgun sequence genomic DNA contains:
- the LOC113558417 gene encoding cell division cycle-associated protein 7-like — translation MSGSINEGASTSAGLTGAINEGASTSAGLTGAINEGASTSACLSGVSTSANLSEYELLRQENMNKLQQEVGDVFNNALQCAQKLNKKFQFRSGRRPAHRPGRRVKLFSKLEKSSNVKKETQGEDIRRSLRDKRKQIYYNSKEEDDKGKNKKRRQRNNYQKKFPLSKSEGSKRKFSRKVSRLDVSLVTKEMLDNIIYRSVGKKYSTNEGTTCHQCRQKTLDQKSYCRHESCKGMRGMFCGFCLGTRYGEDVAEALLNPLWACPPCRGRCNCSICRRDQGKDPTGQLAQVAKAKGYKSVCHLLRTIEEEQDSTNKNSIDKCELKNPVENNIETGNQSKIDNLNEKVVFNEYNAKNKFGQIKSKKNDNCCIKDEEICSSKNNIKEPKESSEMIIDQIYEQFMSSKLLKEEN, via the exons ATGTCCGGGTCAATCAACGAAGGAGCATCCACTTCTGCTGGTTTGACGGGGGCAATCAACGAAGGAGCATCCACTTCTGCTGGTTTGACGGGAGCAATCAACGAAGGGGCATCCACTTCTGCTTGTCTGTCGGGGGTATCTACTTCTGCCAATCTGTCGGAGTACGAACTTTTGCGGCAAGAAAACATGAATAAACTGCAGCAAGAG GTAGgtgatgtatttaataatgctCTGCAATGTGCGCAGAAGcttaacaaaaaatttcaatttcggAGTGGTAGAAGGCCAGCTCATCGACCAGGCAGACGAGTTAAATTATTCTCTAAATTGGAAAAATCATCAAATGTGAAGAAGGAGACTCAAGGTGAAGATATCCGTCGTTCTTTACGTGATAaaag aaaacaaatctattataattctaaagaAGAAGATGACAaaggaaaaaacaaaaaacgtcGACAAAGAAATAACTATCAGAAAAAGTTTCCTTTGAGTAAATCTGAA GGTTCAAAGAGAAAATTTAGCAGAAAAGTATCTCGATTGGATGTATCTCTTGTAACAAAAGAAATGTTAGACAACATAATTTACCGCTCtgtaggaaaaaaatatagtactaACGAAGGAACAACTTGTCATCAATgcag acagaAGACATTAGACCAAAAATCATACTGTCGGCATGAGAGCTGTAAAGGAATGAGAGGTATGTTTTGTGGTTTTTGTTTGGGCACTCGGTATGGTGAAGATGTAGCTGAAGCTTTATTAAATCcg ttatgGGCTTGTCCGCCATGTCGTGGACGTTGTAACTGCAGCATTTGCAGACGTGATCAGGGCAAAGATCCAACCGGACAGTTGGCGCAAGTAGCTAAAGCTAAAGGATACAAATCTGTTTGCCATCTATTAAGGACAATAGAAGAGGAACAAGATAGcactaataaaaattctattgaTAAATGTGAACTGAAAAATCCAGTTGAAAACAACATTGAAACAGGTAATCAGTCAAAGATTGATAATTTGAATGAAAAGgttgtatttaatgaatataatgctAAAAACAAGTTCGGGCAAATTAAATCAAAGAAAAACGATAATTGCTGTATAAAGGATGAAGAAATATgtagttctaaaaataatataaaagagcCTAAAGAAAGTTCAGAAATGATTATTGACCAAATTTATGAGCAATTTATGTCATCTAAATTATTGAAAGAagagaattaa
- the LOC113558452 gene encoding small ubiquitin-related modifier 2-like: MNSSVFFERINLKVLGLDNSITQFKIRKITQLRKLMNAYCKQIGLAYNSVRFRFNGQSLNEIDTAASLNLEEGDTIEVFQ; this comes from the exons ATGAATTCATCA GTATTTTTTGAACGTATTAACTTGAAAGTTCTCGGACTAGATAACTcaataacacaatttaaaatcagaaaaattaCCCAATTAAGAAAGTTAATGAATGCATACTGTAAACAAATT GGTCTTGCTTATAACTCAGTAAGATTTAGATTCAATGGACAATCGCTTAACGAGATTGACACGGCAGCTTCATTAAATCTTGAAGAAGGTGATACCATTGAAGTGTTCCAATAG
- the LOC113556900 gene encoding mannose-P-dolichol utilization defect 1 protein homolog yields MNPFTELFHRVALLVLTPKCYQVFFYDLDFFNGTCIRSALSKGLGFGIVGGSLLVKLPQVIKVWQSKSAVGISLVNVCMDLFAVTANVVYSYSSQFPFSSWGDSLFILFQTLLIVILVFYYNISKRAASAFAFIYCSLLFLLVSDIVPNSFLWNAQFISIPLMFYGKMTQGYVNFQNKSTGQLSMATSILLFLGSSVRVFTSVQETGDNLLIWSFALASFANFIIVTQFYCYKSGSPVKTKKKTKKSKRA; encoded by the exons ATGAACCCGTTCACCGAGCTGTTCCACCGGGTCGCTCTGCTCGTCCTCACCCCGAAATGCTACCAAGTGTTCTTCTACGATTTGGATTTCTTCAACG GTACTTGTATAAGATCTGCTCTCAGTAAAGGTCTTGGATTTGGAATAGTTGGTGGATCTCTTctag tcaAACTTCCACAAGTTATTAAAGTATGGCAAAGTAAAAGCGCCGTTGGAATTAGTTTGGTAAATGTTTGCATGGATCTATTTGCTGTCACAGCAAATGTTGTGTATAGCTATTCTAGTCAATTTCCATTCAg ctCATGGGGTGATTCATTATTCATACTTTTCCAAACACtactaattgtaatattagttttttattataacatatctaAGAGGGCGGCTAGTGcttttgcatttatttattgttcattattGTTTCTTCTCGTGTCTGATATTGTTCCAAATTCTTTCCTTTGGAATGCACAGTTTATCAGCATACCTTTAATGTTTTACGGCaag ATGACTCAAGGCTAtgtgaattttcaaaataaaagcaCAGGACAATTGTCAATGGCTACGtctattcttttatttttaggatcATCTGTGCGAGTATTCACGTCTGTACAAGAAACTGGAGATAATCTTTTAATTTGGAGTTTTGCTCTGGCATCTTTtgccaattttataattgttactcAGTTTTATTGCTATAAATCAGGGTCACccgttaaaactaaaaaaaaaacaaaaaagagtAAACGagcataa